CTGGGGATGTCGCGGGCCGTCGTACAACTGGCCTGAGCACCGACTCGGGGAACGGCTCGGCCGGCTGCCGGGCCGTTCGCCCGTGACGGGGGCTGTCAGTGCCGTCTCGTAGTCTTGGGCGCGTGCAGGAACTCCACGACGCCCCCCTCGCCCCGCTGACCACCTTCCGGCTGGGAGGTCCGGCGACCCGGCTGGTCTACGCGACGACCGACGCCGAGGTCATCGCCATCGTCCGCGAGGCCGACGACAGCGGGACGCCGCTGCTGCTCATCGGCGGCGGCTCGAACCTGGTCATCGGCGACAAGGGCTTCGCGGGCACCGCGCTCGTCATCGCCACCAAGGGCTGCGCGCTCGACGGCACCCGGCTGGAGCTGGCCGCCGGCGAGGTGTGGACCGACGCCGTCGCCCGGACCGTCGAGGCGGGTCTCGCCGGTGTCGAGTGCCTCGCCGGCATCCCGGGCTCGTCGGGCGCGACCCCCATCCAGAACGTGGGGGCGTACGGCCAGGAGGTCTCGTCGACGATCACGGAGGTCGTCGCCTACGACCGCCGGGCGCGGGAAACGGTCACGCTGACGAACGCGGAATGCGCCTTCTCCTACCGCCACAGCCGCTTCAAGGCCGACCCCGAGCGGTACGTCGTCCTGCGCGTCCGCTTCGAACTGGAGGACGCGGGCGGCCTGTCCGGACCCCTCAAGTACGCCGAGACGGCCCGGGCGCTGGGCGTGGATCCCGGCGACCGCGTGCCGCTCGCCGACGCCCGCGAGACCGTCCTGAAGCTGCGCTCCGGGAAGGGCATGGTCCTGGACCCCGAGGACCACGACACCTGGTCGGCCGGGTCCTTCTTCACCAACCCGATCCTCACCGACGATGAGTTCGCCGCGTTCCACGCGCGCGTGCGGGAGCGGCTGGGCGAGGACGTGCGGCCGCCGGCGTATCCGGCGAGGGAGGGACACACCAAGACCTCCGCCGCCTGGCTGATCGACAAGGCGGGCTTCACCAAGGGCTACGGCACCGGACCGGCCCGGATCTCCACGAAGCACACCCTCGCCCTCACCAACCGGGGCGGGGCGACCACCGAGGACCTGCTCGCACTCGCCCGCGAGGTCGTCGCCGGCGTCCGCGACGCATTCGGGATCACGCTGGTCAACGAGCCGGTGACGGTCGGCGTCAGTCTGTAGAGCGGCAGGGCTCGTGAGGAGCTAGGCGAGCCAGTCGTCCACCCCGGCCAGCAGCTTGGTCTTCATCTCCTCCGGCGCCGCCGACGCCCGTACCGACTGGCGGGCCAGTTCCGCCAGTTCCGCGTCCGTGAAGGCGTGGTGGTGGCGGGCGATGTCGTACTGGGCCGCCAGCCGGGAGCCGAACAGGAGCGGGTCGTCCGCGCCCAGGGCCATCGGGACACCCGCCTCGAAGAGGGTCCGCAGGGGCACGTCCTCCGGCTTCTCGTACACGCCCAGGGCCACGTTCGACGCCGGGCACACCTCGCAGGTGACGCCCCGGTCGGCGAGGCGCTTCAGCAGCCGCGGATCCTCGGCCGCCCGCACGCCGTGCCCGATCCGGTGCGCGTCCAGGTCGTCCAGGCAGTCCCGGACGGAATACGGGCCGGTCAGCTCGCCTCCGTGCGGCGCCGACAGCAGGCCACCCTCGCGGGCGATCGCGAAAGCCCGGTCGAAGTCCCGTGCCATGCCCCGGCGTTCGTCGTTCGACAGACCGAAACCGACGACACCCCGGTCGGCGTACCGCACCGCCAGCCGGGCCAGCGTCCGGGCGTCCAGCGGGTGCTTCATACGGTTCGCGGCCACCAGGACACGCATCCCGAGGCCGGTCTCCCGCATGGTCGTGTCCACCGCGTCGAGGATGACCTCCAGGGCCGGGATCAGACCGCCCAGGCGTGGGGCGTACGAGGTCGGGTCGACCTGGATCTCCAGCCAACCCGAGCCGTCCTTCAGGTCCTCCTCGGCCGCCTCCCGGACCAGGCGCTGGATGTCCTCCGGCTCTCTGAGACACGAGCGCGCCGCGTCGTACAGGCGCTGGAAGCGGAACCAGCCGCGCTCGTCCGTCGCCCGCAGCCTCGGCGGCTCACCACTGGTCAGTGCTTCGGTCAGCGCCTCCGGCAGCCGTACGCCGTACTTGTCGGCGAGCTCCAGCACGGTGGTCGGTCGCATCGACCCGGTGAAGTGCAGGTGCAGATGGGCTTTCGGCAGCTCAGAGACATCACGTACACGCTCCATTCGAGGATCCTGCCGTACGTTGCTGTCGTCCCGGTAGCGCTTTCCCCGAACGTGGTCTTGCTCGCACAAACGACAGAGAGGCGTACCACCCCTCAACGTTCAAGGGAGGTACGCCTCTCCGTGAAACTCAGCGAGCCTCGGCCAGCAGCTTCTGGATCCGGCTCACACCCTCGACGAGGTCCTCGTCGCCCAGGGCGTACGACAGCCGCAGGTAGCCCGGCGTGCCGAAGGCCTCGCCCGGGACGACCGCGACCTCGGCCTCCTCCAGGATCAGCGCGGCCAGCTCGACCGTGTCCTGCGGACGCTTGCCGCGGATCTCCTTGCCCAGCAGTGCCTTCACCGAGGGGTAGGCGTAGAAGGCGCCCTCGGGCTCGGGGCAGACGACGCCGTCGATCTCGTTCAGCATCCGCACGATCGTCTTGCGGCGCCGGTCGAAGGCCTCGCGCATCTTCGCGACCGCGTCCAGGTTGCCGGAGACGGCGGCGAGGGCGGCGGCCTGGGCCACGTTCGAGACGTTCGACGTGGCGTGCGACTGCAGGTTGGTGGCCGCCTTCACGACGTCCTTCGGGCCGATGATCCAGCCCACGCGCCAGCCCGTCATGGCGTACGTCTTCGCCACGCCGTTGACCACGATGCACTTCTCGCGCAGCTCGGGCAGGAGGGCCGGGAGGGAGACGGAGGCCGCGTCGCCGTAGACGAGGTGCTCGTAGATCTCGTCGGTCAGCACCCACAGGCCGTGCTCGACGGCCCAGCGGCCGATCGCCTCGGTCTCGGCCTCGCTGTAGACCGCGCCTGTCGGGTTGGACGGCGACACGAAGAGGACGACCTTCGTCCGCTCCGTACGGGCGGCCTCCAGCTGCTCGACCGAGACGCGGTAGCCGGTCGTCTCATCGGCGACGACCTCGACCGGGACGCCGCCCGCGAGACGGATCGACTCGGGGTAGGTCGTCCAGTACGGGGCCGGGACGATGACCTCGTCGCCCGGGTCCAGGATCGCGGCGAAGGCCTCGTAGATCGCCTGCTTGCCGCCGTTGGTGACCAGGATCTGCGAGACGTCCGGCTCGTAGCCGGAGTCACGCAGGGTCTTCGCGGCGAGTGCGGCCTTCAGCTCGGGCAGGCCGCCGGCCGGCGTGTAGCGGTGGTACTTCGGGTTCTTGCAGGCCTCGACGGCCGCCTCGACGATGTAGTCCGGGGTCGGGAAGTCGGGCTCGCCGGCGCCGAAGCCGATCACCGGACGCCCGGCGGCCTTGAGGGCCTTGGCCTTGGCGTCCACGGCGAGGGTGGCGGACTCGGAGATCGCGCCGACTCGGGCGGAGACCCGGCGCTCGGTGGGTGGGATTGCAGCGCTCATGGGGCCCATCGTTTCAGACCGGAAACTCACCCGGCACGCGGGTTTCACAGACTGAACATGTGCGGGCAAACCCCAGAACACCCGTGCGGAACCCGCTCGCGGCCAGGGCGATCTTCAGCCGATCTTCGGCCGTTCCGCCGCCGTTCTTCCCTTCGCAAAGCCCCTACGGGCACTTTCTGTTCGACGCCCGGCCCGGGACCACGTACACTCTCACCTCGTTGGCCTTCAACAGCTCGTGCTCAACCGGTGCACACCGAGCACTCGGTTGGATGCGGTACGTTGGGGGGCACACAAAGGGTCGTAGCTCAATTGGTAGAGCACTGGTCTCCAAAACCAGCGGTTGGGGGTTCAAGTCCCTCCGGCCCTGCTACACACGCCTTAGCCAGGATGTGTGTGTGCGCATGTACGTACAATATGCACCGCCGTGCGGCTCAGACCGGGCGCGGCACGGCCACGACCCGGAATCAGGTGAGGACGAGTGACGGACGCCGTGGGCTCCATCGACATGCCTGATGCCCAGGACGAGGCGCCGGAGTCCAAGAAGAAGACCCGTAAGGGTGGCAAGCGCGCCAAGAAGGGCCCGCTGAAGCGCCTCGCGCTCTTCTACCGCCAGATCGTCGCGGAGCTCCGCAAGGTCGTCTGGCCCACGCGCAACCAGCTGTCGACATACACGACCGTGGTGATCATCTTCGTCATCATCATGATCGGCCTGGTGACCGTGATTGACTATGGATTCGACCACGCCGCCAAGTACGTCTTCGGCTGAGCAAAGAGCGAAGGGCGCCGCGGGTTACCGGCGCCCCTTTCGCATGTTCCACCCCTATGTATCCAGGAAGAAGCAGCCACCGTGTCTGACCAGAACCTGAACGACGCCGTTGAGCCACACGGGCAGGACGTCGAGTCCGTGGAAGACGAGCTCGACATCGTCGAGGGCGCGGACGAGGACCTGGACGAGGTCGAGGCTGCCGACGCCGAGGCGGGCGAGCCCGCTGAGGAAGCCGCCGTGCACGTCGAGGACGACGAGGCCGAGGCCGAAGAAGCCGAGGTCGAAGAAGAGGCCGAAGAAGAAGAGGCCGAGCCCGTCGACCCCGTCGCCGCCCTGCGCGAGGAACTGCGGACCCTGCCCGGCGAGTGGTACGTCATCCACACCTACGCCGGTTACGAGAACCGCGTGAAGACCAACCTCGAGCAGCGCGCCGTCTCGCTGAATGTCGAGGACTACATCTTCCAGGCCGAAGTGCCGCAGGAAGAGGTCGTCCAGATCAAGAACGGCGACCGCAAGACCATCAAGCAGAACAAGCTGCCGGGCTACGTCCTGGTCCGCATGGACCTGACGAACGAGTCCTGGGGCGTCGTCCGCAACACCCCCGGCGTCACCGGCTTCGTGGGCAACGCCTACGACCCGTACCCGCTGACCCTGGACGAGATCGTCAAGATGCTCGCGCCGGAGGCCGAGGAGAAGGCGGCCCGCGAGGCCGCCGAGGCCGAGGGCAAGCCGGCTCCGCAGCGCAAGGTCGAGGTCCAGGTGCTGGACTTCGAGGTGGGCGACTCGGTCACCGTCACCGACGGACCGTTCGCCACGCTCCAGGCCACCATCAACGAGATCAACGCCGACTCGAAGAAGGTCAAGGGTCTCGTGGAGATCTTCGGCCGGGAGACGCCGGTCGAGCTCTCCTTCGACCAGATCCAGAAGAACTAGTTCTTCCTGGACGCACCGCTTCCGACCAGGTCAGAGGGGCTGTCAAAAGCTCCTCTGACCTGCTCGGTTTTTGGCCGCGCATCTATACCCGTTATCGTTGTGCGGTATGCCTTCAGCCGGGACGCGACCCGGGTGGGGGTAGACCCGAATCGAAAGGACCCGGAGAGCAATGCCTCCCAAGAAGAAGAAGGTCACGGGGCTCATCAAGCTCCAGATCCAGGCCGGTGCCGCCAACCCGGCCCCGCCGGTCGGCCCGGCGCTCGGTCAGCACGGCGTCAACATCATGGAGTTCTGCAAGGCCTACAACGCCGCGACCGAGTCGCAGCGCGGTTGGGTCATCCCGGTGGAGATCACGGTCTACGAGGACCGCTCCTTCACCTTCATCACCAAGACGCCGCCGGCCGCCAAGATGATCCTCAAGGCCGCGGGCGTGGAGAAGGGCTCCGGCGAGCCGCACAAGACCAAGGTCGCCAAGATCACCCAGGCGCAGGTCCGCGAGATCGCCACCACGAAGATGCCCGACCTCAACGCCAACGACCTGGACGCCGCCGCGAAGATCATCGCCGGTACCGCGCGTTCCATGGGCGTCACGGTCGAGGGCTGAACCCCTCCCTCGTAGAACCATGCGGCTCGCGAGGCCGCACGTGGCAGGGCCTGCTCGGCCCGTACCACGACTCCTTTCAGAACACACAGGAGCAGTTGTGAGCAAGCGCAGCAAGGCTCTCCGCGCTGCGGACGCCAAGATCGACCGGGAGAAGCTGTACGCCCCGCTCGAGGCCGTCCGTCTCGCCAAGGAGACCTCCACGACCAAGTTCGACGGCACCGTCGAGGTCGCCTTCCGTCTGGGTGTCGACCCGCGCAAGGCCGACCAGATGGTCCGTGGCACCGTGAACCTCCCGCACGGCACCGGTAAGACCGCCCGGGTCCTGGTCTTCGCGACCGGTGACCGTGCCGAGGCCGCTCGTGCCGCGGGCGCCGACATCGTCGGCGCCGACGAGCTGATCGACGAGGTGTCGAAGGGCCGTCTGGACTTCGACGCCGTCGTCGCCACCCCGGACCTCATGGGCAAGGTCGGCCGCCTCGGCCGTGTCCTCGGCCCGCGTGGTCTGATGCCGAACCCGAAGACCGGCACCGTGACCCCGGACGTGGTCAAGGCCGTGACCGAGATCAAGGGCGGCAAGATCGAGTTCCGCGTCGACAAGCACTCGAACCTGCACTTCATCATCGGCAAGGCGTCCTTCGACGACACCAAGCTGGTGGAGAACTACGGCGCGGCCCTGGAGGAGATCCTCCGTCTGAAGCCGTCCGCCGCCAAGGGGCGCTACATCAAGAAGGCCGCGATCAGCACCACGATCGGCCCCGGCATTCCGCTCGACCCGAACCGCACCCGCAACCTCCTCGTCGAGGAGGACCCGGCAGCTGTCTGACCGGGCCGAGCCTGCCGGCTCGCCGAGTCGGCTACGGGCCCCGCACCTTCCGAGGTGCGGGGCCCGTTGCCATGTGTGGGTTCCGTTCCCGTGGGTGCCGTGCCCTGGGTTAGCGTGCGGACAGGGCGATGGCACAGGGGGACGTATGAAGTGCACGGGCGGGCGCCGCGTCGCCCTCGCGGCCGCGGTGGCGGCCACGCTGGCGGGGTGTACCTCCTGCACCTCCTCCGGCGAGCCCGAGGGGGACCGTGGGGCGAGCCCCGTCTCTCTCGCGGCCCTGC
The nucleotide sequence above comes from Streptomyces sp. NL15-2K. Encoded proteins:
- a CDS encoding pyridoxal phosphate-dependent aminotransferase, which codes for MSAAIPPTERRVSARVGAISESATLAVDAKAKALKAAGRPVIGFGAGEPDFPTPDYIVEAAVEACKNPKYHRYTPAGGLPELKAALAAKTLRDSGYEPDVSQILVTNGGKQAIYEAFAAILDPGDEVIVPAPYWTTYPESIRLAGGVPVEVVADETTGYRVSVEQLEAARTERTKVVLFVSPSNPTGAVYSEAETEAIGRWAVEHGLWVLTDEIYEHLVYGDAASVSLPALLPELREKCIVVNGVAKTYAMTGWRVGWIIGPKDVVKAATNLQSHATSNVSNVAQAAALAAVSGNLDAVAKMREAFDRRRKTIVRMLNEIDGVVCPEPEGAFYAYPSVKALLGKEIRGKRPQDTVELAALILEEAEVAVVPGEAFGTPGYLRLSYALGDEDLVEGVSRIQKLLAEAR
- a CDS encoding UDP-N-acetylmuramate dehydrogenase produces the protein MQELHDAPLAPLTTFRLGGPATRLVYATTDAEVIAIVREADDSGTPLLLIGGGSNLVIGDKGFAGTALVIATKGCALDGTRLELAAGEVWTDAVARTVEAGLAGVECLAGIPGSSGATPIQNVGAYGQEVSSTITEVVAYDRRARETVTLTNAECAFSYRHSRFKADPERYVVLRVRFELEDAGGLSGPLKYAETARALGVDPGDRVPLADARETVLKLRSGKGMVLDPEDHDTWSAGSFFTNPILTDDEFAAFHARVRERLGEDVRPPAYPAREGHTKTSAAWLIDKAGFTKGYGTGPARISTKHTLALTNRGGATTEDLLALAREVVAGVRDAFGITLVNEPVTVGVSL
- the secE gene encoding preprotein translocase subunit SecE, producing MTDAVGSIDMPDAQDEAPESKKKTRKGGKRAKKGPLKRLALFYRQIVAELRKVVWPTRNQLSTYTTVVIIFVIIMIGLVTVIDYGFDHAAKYVFG
- the rplA gene encoding 50S ribosomal protein L1; this translates as MSKRSKALRAADAKIDREKLYAPLEAVRLAKETSTTKFDGTVEVAFRLGVDPRKADQMVRGTVNLPHGTGKTARVLVFATGDRAEAARAAGADIVGADELIDEVSKGRLDFDAVVATPDLMGKVGRLGRVLGPRGLMPNPKTGTVTPDVVKAVTEIKGGKIEFRVDKHSNLHFIIGKASFDDTKLVENYGAALEEILRLKPSAAKGRYIKKAAISTTIGPGIPLDPNRTRNLLVEEDPAAV
- the nusG gene encoding transcription termination/antitermination protein NusG, whose protein sequence is MSDQNLNDAVEPHGQDVESVEDELDIVEGADEDLDEVEAADAEAGEPAEEAAVHVEDDEAEAEEAEVEEEAEEEEAEPVDPVAALREELRTLPGEWYVIHTYAGYENRVKTNLEQRAVSLNVEDYIFQAEVPQEEVVQIKNGDRKTIKQNKLPGYVLVRMDLTNESWGVVRNTPGVTGFVGNAYDPYPLTLDEIVKMLAPEAEEKAAREAAEAEGKPAPQRKVEVQVLDFEVGDSVTVTDGPFATLQATINEINADSKKVKGLVEIFGRETPVELSFDQIQKN
- a CDS encoding adenosine deaminase, with the translated sequence MERVRDVSELPKAHLHLHFTGSMRPTTVLELADKYGVRLPEALTEALTSGEPPRLRATDERGWFRFQRLYDAARSCLREPEDIQRLVREAAEEDLKDGSGWLEIQVDPTSYAPRLGGLIPALEVILDAVDTTMRETGLGMRVLVAANRMKHPLDARTLARLAVRYADRGVVGFGLSNDERRGMARDFDRAFAIAREGGLLSAPHGGELTGPYSVRDCLDDLDAHRIGHGVRAAEDPRLLKRLADRGVTCEVCPASNVALGVYEKPEDVPLRTLFEAGVPMALGADDPLLFGSRLAAQYDIARHHHAFTDAELAELARQSVRASAAPEEMKTKLLAGVDDWLA
- the rplK gene encoding 50S ribosomal protein L11, yielding MPPKKKKVTGLIKLQIQAGAANPAPPVGPALGQHGVNIMEFCKAYNAATESQRGWVIPVEITVYEDRSFTFITKTPPAAKMILKAAGVEKGSGEPHKTKVAKITQAQVREIATTKMPDLNANDLDAAAKIIAGTARSMGVTVEG